From Polaromonas naphthalenivorans CJ2, one genomic window encodes:
- a CDS encoding Fic family protein, with translation MPYNDRLTPDTLLQALTSLAAQRHELVVSSTQLVEATGSSLPAVKRMLARLVAEKRVETTGKARATRYRLLVAGAQRAVVEKATAQAPVAKSPGRVGPAWHAASLELRQRLSLPLGARTPVTYRREFVDEYKPNETFLLPQELAEELSRLGRLPEQMPAGTYVRKVLEQLLIDLSWSSSHLEGNRYTLLDTEELFKSGAAATDSDAVMLLNHKAAIEFLVDAVPTQGLTPGLIRNLHAVLMQDLLMDVAALGAIREKVVNISGTVYIPAQVPAVLTEMFERIISTTQYIKNPVEAAFFLWVNLAYLQPFEDGNKRVSRLAANIPLMLYNQAPLSFLDVNREDYALAMMGIYEFCDLSMAVDLFAWTYRRSHAKYKVVLESLGSPDPFRIKYREALNEAVGQVVRRRELIEVALAGLGLPKEDASKFQQLLVHELNALAVFNCARYRLGLKETQAWIDEGRPR, from the coding sequence ATGCCCTACAACGACCGACTGACGCCCGACACCTTGCTGCAAGCCCTGACCTCGCTGGCTGCTCAGCGGCACGAGCTTGTTGTTTCTTCCACCCAACTCGTTGAAGCCACCGGTTCGAGTCTTCCAGCCGTCAAGCGCATGCTGGCAAGGCTGGTGGCAGAGAAGCGGGTTGAGACTACCGGCAAGGCACGAGCCACTCGCTATCGCCTGCTGGTAGCGGGCGCTCAACGTGCTGTCGTTGAAAAGGCAACCGCTCAGGCGCCGGTCGCGAAAAGCCCCGGCCGCGTAGGTCCAGCTTGGCACGCGGCAAGTTTGGAGCTACGGCAACGACTGTCATTGCCGCTAGGAGCCCGCACACCGGTGACGTACCGCCGCGAGTTCGTCGACGAGTACAAGCCTAATGAGACCTTCCTGCTGCCGCAGGAGCTGGCAGAGGAGCTTTCCAGGCTCGGTCGACTTCCGGAGCAAATGCCTGCAGGCACGTATGTCCGCAAAGTCCTCGAGCAGTTGCTCATCGACCTGTCCTGGTCGTCCTCCCACCTGGAGGGCAACCGTTACACCCTGCTGGATACGGAGGAACTGTTCAAGAGCGGAGCTGCCGCCACCGACAGCGATGCGGTGATGCTACTCAACCACAAGGCAGCCATCGAGTTTCTCGTGGACGCCGTCCCCACCCAAGGGCTCACTCCTGGGCTCATTCGTAACCTGCACGCGGTGCTGATGCAGGACCTGCTGATGGATGTGGCCGCGCTGGGAGCTATTCGCGAGAAGGTAGTCAACATTAGCGGTACCGTCTACATACCCGCCCAGGTTCCGGCGGTGCTGACGGAGATGTTCGAGCGTATTATCTCGACAACCCAGTACATCAAGAACCCTGTGGAGGCCGCCTTCTTCCTCTGGGTGAACCTGGCGTACCTGCAGCCCTTCGAGGACGGAAACAAGCGGGTGAGCCGGCTAGCGGCCAACATTCCGTTGATGCTTTACAACCAGGCGCCCCTCTCGTTCCTGGATGTCAACCGTGAAGACTACGCGCTGGCGATGATGGGCATCTATGAGTTCTGCGACCTCTCAATGGCCGTGGACCTGTTCGCTTGGACCTATCGGCGCTCCCACGCCAAATACAAAGTCGTGCTGGAGTCCCTTGGCTCGCCTGACCCTTTCCGCATCAAATACCGCGAGGCGCTCAACGAAGCGGTAGGCCAGGTGGTTCGGAGACGCGAGCTTATCGAAGTGGCGCTGGCTGGACTGGGACTGCCCAAAGAGGACGCATCAAAGTTTCAGCAGCTACTTGTGCATGAGCTGAACGCGCTTGCGGTTTTCAACTGCGCACGATATCGCCTTGGCCTCAAGGAAACGCAGGCCTGGATTGATGAGGGGCGCCCCCGGTAA
- a CDS encoding replication initiation protein: MTNARQSDAHQLALALFEDFAPLSKSIADAPAEIGFSRNNIFVEIEDLSLATRRALDAAYFIVSQKEAVCKTYEVDLNFFQWLMAYSSSNRKHFRALMVEAQKAVIQVQDTDPDDDQDDRWGAVQMLGAVKIYKGKIVFEVHDSLQRAIKNPVSSHFLSLRLIFSSLHAKILHDRLLPVVTEGGTPWIPIQELRRWLSCTTKTYDEFKYIKRDVLEPAIKQINSLSSIAVSLDTRNLPGTKKIGEVRFRVKADQHGTASMAPMLVLKELYDILNDEIGLSTAQFSEIISNREAWTDARIRQALEYTRFSFRRGKVNRSVSGFFMRALKDGYNVGSADLALLEGGANPSGVEPCAAAEVGAVKNTFEVHLARQEAAEARRVEDVTQRGMDLFQALDTQGQQQALQAFSQTSPAKVIATRTKTEVQALGTLVEDNLWMRRALGSFMLEGGEKPSVKRRAARPATDGTAPYLAR; encoded by the coding sequence ATGACTAATGCTCGACAGTCCGATGCACACCAGCTTGCGCTGGCCTTGTTTGAAGATTTCGCTCCCTTGAGCAAAAGCATCGCAGACGCGCCAGCAGAAATCGGCTTCAGCCGAAATAATATTTTTGTGGAGATTGAAGACCTCAGCTTGGCCACTCGTCGGGCGTTGGATGCGGCCTATTTCATCGTTTCACAAAAAGAAGCTGTTTGCAAAACCTACGAGGTGGACCTTAACTTTTTTCAATGGCTGATGGCTTACAGCAGCAGCAATCGAAAGCATTTTCGGGCTCTGATGGTTGAAGCGCAAAAGGCGGTTATCCAAGTACAGGACACAGACCCCGATGACGACCAGGACGATAGGTGGGGCGCCGTCCAAATGCTGGGCGCCGTCAAGATTTATAAGGGCAAGATTGTCTTTGAGGTGCATGACTCGTTGCAGCGGGCCATCAAAAATCCGGTCAGCTCGCATTTCTTGAGCTTGCGGCTAATCTTCAGCTCCCTGCATGCCAAAATTTTGCATGACCGGCTCTTGCCAGTTGTGACCGAAGGGGGTACCCCTTGGATTCCGATTCAAGAGCTGCGGCGCTGGCTGAGTTGCACTACCAAGACCTACGATGAGTTCAAGTACATCAAACGCGATGTGCTGGAGCCTGCCATCAAGCAAATTAACAGCCTGTCGTCCATCGCGGTCAGCCTGGACACCCGCAATCTGCCTGGCACCAAAAAAATAGGGGAAGTGCGCTTTCGCGTGAAGGCCGACCAGCATGGCACAGCATCAATGGCGCCTATGCTGGTGTTAAAAGAACTGTACGACATTTTGAACGACGAGATTGGGCTGTCCACGGCCCAGTTTAGCGAGATTATTTCCAACCGGGAAGCATGGACGGATGCGCGTATCCGGCAAGCTTTGGAATACACCCGATTCAGCTTTCGGAGAGGAAAGGTAAACCGTAGTGTCTCTGGCTTTTTTATGCGCGCGCTCAAAGACGGCTATAACGTCGGCAGTGCGGACTTGGCTCTTTTAGAGGGGGGCGCCAATCCGAGCGGGGTTGAACCCTGCGCAGCCGCCGAGGTCGGCGCCGTGAAAAATACGTTCGAAGTGCACCTCGCCCGCCAGGAAGCAGCAGAGGCCCGGCGCGTTGAGGACGTAACTCAGCGCGGAATGGACTTATTCCAGGCTTTAGACACGCAAGGGCAGCAGCAGGCACTTCAAGCATTCAGTCAGACCTCGCCGGCCAAGGTTATTGCTACGCGAACCAAGACCGAAGTGCAAGCCTTGGGCACGCTGGTGGAAGACAACCTGTGGATGCGCAGGGCCCTTGGCTCGTTTATGCTGGAAGGGGGCGAGAAGCCCTCCGTAAAGCGTCGGGCTGCCCGACCGGCAACGGATGGGACGGCGCCTTATTTGGCTCGGTAG
- a CDS encoding tyrosine-type recombinase/integrase: MTVENTLVLFAYDAQDWVTQPGMAFDAFLAGYRFEGRHLRASSFVVYRGMFMRLHDWLGQQDKNLFSLNARLINEFLDSRTLSAESRHRYLLLYTTLLAHLADFKAAQANPAHALLLEQEAPERGNPEWLTAAEAQAFLTTAAPGSGWKQLRNRALAHTVLGAALHSSEVLSLKLSDLNRKRDVVETIWIRPNGPRPSRVVPVQRFALTAIEAWLAERSVRGLPGALVFPASPAGGPISPATLFRQVRATLVKAGISRRYEGPTLLRNTCGALWLSTHPAPQVMQWMGHATLRTTELLLGKSENR; this comes from the coding sequence TTGACCGTTGAAAATACACTCGTCCTTTTTGCTTATGACGCCCAGGATTGGGTGACGCAACCCGGCATGGCGTTTGATGCATTTTTGGCAGGCTATCGCTTTGAGGGGCGGCATCTTCGCGCCAGTTCTTTTGTTGTTTACAGAGGCATGTTTATGCGGTTGCATGACTGGCTTGGACAGCAAGACAAGAATCTTTTCTCTCTCAATGCAAGACTCATCAACGAGTTTTTAGACAGTAGAACCCTTTCTGCGGAAAGTCGGCACCGCTATCTGCTCCTCTACACGACGCTGTTAGCGCACTTGGCGGACTTCAAGGCGGCTCAAGCCAACCCGGCCCACGCGCTCCTGCTGGAGCAAGAAGCACCCGAAAGGGGAAATCCGGAATGGCTCACTGCGGCTGAGGCCCAGGCGTTTTTGACTACTGCCGCACCGGGGTCTGGCTGGAAGCAGTTGAGGAACCGCGCACTGGCGCACACCGTGCTCGGGGCAGCCTTACATTCTTCAGAAGTGCTAAGCCTCAAACTTTCGGACTTGAACCGAAAACGAGACGTGGTGGAAACAATTTGGATTCGACCGAATGGCCCTCGGCCTTCACGGGTGGTCCCTGTGCAGAGGTTTGCATTGACGGCAATAGAGGCTTGGCTGGCAGAAAGAAGCGTGCGAGGCCTGCCTGGAGCGCTGGTTTTTCCCGCCAGCCCGGCTGGCGGGCCGATTTCACCAGCGACGTTGTTCAGGCAGGTGAGAGCAACGCTTGTAAAAGCCGGCATCTCCCGGCGCTACGAAGGACCTACCTTGCTGAGAAACACTTGCGGTGCGCTTTGGCTGTCCACCCATCCAGCGCCCCAAGTCATGCAGTGGATGGGGCATGCGACGCTGCGCACAACGGAGCTTTTGTTAGGAAAAAGTGAAAACCGATAG